Proteins found in one Flavobacterium channae genomic segment:
- the rbfA gene encoding 30S ribosome-binding factor RbfA produces METNRQKKIGALLQNDLVSILQGEIRKNNINNLVISVSKVNVTSDLSIAKVHLSVFPTDKAPEILAAVKSNSPLIKHDLAQRVKNQLRKVPNLIFYIDDSLDYIEKIDKALTGEENPIENPDLLDKRKKS; encoded by the coding sequence ATGGAAACAAATAGACAAAAAAAAATAGGAGCGCTTTTACAAAACGATTTAGTTTCGATTTTGCAGGGAGAAATTCGTAAAAACAACATCAATAATTTAGTTATATCAGTATCAAAAGTAAATGTAACTTCCGATTTATCTATTGCAAAAGTCCATTTGAGTGTTTTCCCAACAGATAAAGCTCCGGAAATACTAGCTGCTGTAAAAAGCAATTCACCTTTAATCAAACACGATTTAGCGCAACGTGTAAAAAACCAATTGCGTAAAGTGCCAAATTTAATTTTCTATATTGATGATAGTTTAGACTACATTGAAAAAATTGATAAAGCATTAACAGGGGAAGAAAATCCAATTGAAAATCCAGATTTATTAGATAAAAGAAAGAAATCATAA
- a CDS encoding YceD family protein, whose amino-acid sequence MNNLKEYLIPFVGLKIGKHQFDYQIDNTFFKNFDYDEFNSVSVKVDIVLEKKSTMLELNFKHKGTVNVPCDVSGEEFDLPIKGKLKLLVKFGDTFNDDNEELLILPHGEYQVNVAQYIYESIVLSVPLRRIHPGVKDGSLTDVIEKLESLSPKENKKEEQQSNDIDPRWENLKKLLTDK is encoded by the coding sequence ATGAACAATTTAAAAGAATATTTAATTCCATTCGTGGGGTTAAAAATAGGGAAGCATCAGTTTGATTATCAAATAGATAATACGTTCTTTAAAAACTTTGATTACGACGAATTTAATAGCGTTTCGGTTAAAGTTGATATTGTTTTGGAAAAGAAAAGCACAATGCTTGAACTCAATTTTAAACACAAAGGAACTGTAAATGTGCCTTGCGATGTTTCTGGAGAAGAGTTTGATTTACCAATTAAAGGAAAACTAAAACTTTTAGTAAAGTTTGGTGATACTTTTAATGATGACAATGAGGAGTTGCTCATATTGCCACATGGTGAATATCAAGTAAATGTTGCACAATACATTTATGAATCAATTGTGTTGTCAGTTCCTTTAAGAAGAATACATCCAGGAGTTAAAGACGGTTCTTTAACAGATGTTATCGAAAAATTGGAATCGCTTTCACCAAAAGAAAATAAAAAAGAAGAACAACAAAGTAATGATATTGACCCTAGATGGGAGAATTTAAAAAAACTATTAACGGATAAATAA
- a CDS encoding S9 family peptidase yields MKKLALLITYIMSITAASAQNVMTPETLWQLGRVTPLGISKDGKLLVYKVGTPSIEENKINSKYYTIPVQGGTATLVEDYKSLLADKNVSPDGKFLLFSKEVKVEKLLGKDLYPELSKTTAQVYTGLDYRHWDTWNDGTHNHVFYSENKKDATGIDIMPNEPYDAPQKPFGGDEDFIWSPDGTKIIYVCKKKAGTAYATSTNTDLYEFDLATKTTKNLTEKNLGYDTAPQFSPKGDLTWLQMKRDGYEADKNDIIVRHRGVDINLTAGWDGTVDSYTWSKDGKKVYFIAPIEGTKQLFEVNFPGLTRIAVRVTQLTNGDFDVNAIVGFSGTAVLVTRNDMNHAPEVYSYDLAKKTWNQITNVNQDTYAKINTCKTERRWITTTDGKKMLVWVILPPNFDKTKKYPTLLYCQGGPQSALTQSYSFRWNFQLMASQGYVIVAPNRRGMPGHGTAWNEQISGDWGGQVMDDYLAAIDDVAKESYVDKNRLGAVGASYGGYSVFYLAGIHKNRFKTFISHCGIFNTESMYGTTEEVFFTNWDSGGAYWEKDNATAQKTYNEFNPIKLINNWNTPILIIQGGKDYRVPIGQGQEAFQAAQLKGIKSKFLLFPDENHWVLKPQNALVWQREFFGWLKETL; encoded by the coding sequence ATGAAAAAATTAGCCTTACTAATTACTTATATTATGAGTATAACTGCTGCAAGCGCACAAAACGTAATGACTCCCGAAACCTTATGGCAATTAGGAAGAGTTACACCTTTAGGAATTTCGAAAGATGGAAAACTTTTAGTTTACAAAGTGGGAACACCTTCTATTGAAGAAAATAAAATCAATTCAAAATATTATACAATTCCTGTTCAAGGCGGAACTGCCACTTTGGTGGAAGATTACAAATCGTTATTAGCTGATAAAAATGTTTCTCCTGACGGAAAATTTCTGTTATTTTCAAAAGAAGTTAAGGTAGAAAAATTATTAGGAAAAGACCTTTATCCAGAATTATCAAAAACTACGGCACAAGTTTACACAGGCTTAGATTATCGCCATTGGGACACTTGGAATGATGGAACACACAACCACGTTTTCTACTCGGAAAATAAAAAAGATGCTACTGGAATAGATATCATGCCAAACGAACCTTACGATGCACCTCAAAAACCTTTTGGTGGTGATGAAGATTTTATTTGGTCACCAGATGGAACTAAAATCATCTATGTTTGTAAAAAGAAAGCTGGAACAGCTTATGCTACAAGTACAAATACTGATTTATATGAGTTCGATTTAGCAACTAAAACAACTAAAAACCTAACTGAAAAGAATTTAGGTTACGACACTGCTCCTCAGTTTTCTCCAAAAGGTGATTTAACTTGGCTGCAAATGAAACGTGATGGTTATGAAGCAGATAAAAACGATATTATTGTTCGTCATAGAGGCGTAGATATCAATCTAACTGCAGGTTGGGATGGCACAGTAGATAGTTACACTTGGAGTAAAGACGGAAAGAAAGTGTATTTCATTGCGCCAATTGAAGGTACAAAACAATTATTTGAAGTCAATTTTCCAGGATTAACTAGAATTGCTGTTCGAGTAACACAATTAACAAATGGTGATTTTGATGTGAATGCTATTGTAGGTTTTTCGGGAACTGCTGTTTTAGTAACAAGAAACGATATGAACCATGCTCCAGAAGTATATTCATACGATTTAGCAAAGAAAACTTGGAATCAAATAACTAATGTAAACCAAGATACTTATGCGAAAATCAACACTTGTAAAACAGAAAGACGTTGGATAACAACAACCGATGGCAAAAAAATGTTGGTATGGGTAATTTTACCACCAAATTTTGATAAAACTAAAAAATACCCTACACTTTTATACTGTCAAGGTGGCCCACAAAGTGCATTAACACAATCGTATTCTTTCCGTTGGAATTTCCAATTAATGGCTTCACAAGGCTATGTAATTGTAGCGCCAAACCGAAGAGGAATGCCAGGACACGGAACGGCTTGGAACGAACAAATTTCTGGAGATTGGGGTGGACAAGTTATGGATGATTACTTAGCAGCAATTGATGATGTAGCAAAAGAATCGTATGTAGATAAAAACCGTTTAGGTGCTGTAGGAGCTAGTTATGGTGGTTATTCTGTTTTCTATTTAGCAGGAATTCACAAAAATCGTTTCAAAACATTCATTTCACACTGTGGAATTTTCAACACAGAAAGCATGTATGGAACTACAGAAGAAGTTTTCTTTACCAATTGGGATTCAGGTGGTGCTTATTGGGAAAAAGACAATGCAACTGCTCAAAAAACGTATAACGAATTCAATCCAATTAAGTTAATCAACAACTGGAATACACCAATTTTAATTATCCAAGGGGGAAAAGATTACCGTGTGCCAATTGGACAAGGACAAGAAGCATTTCAAGCAGCACAACTAAAAGGAATTAAAAGTAAATTCTTGTTGTTTCCAGATGAAAACCATTGGGTACTAAAACCACAAAATGCATTGGTTTGGCAAAGAGAATTTTTTGGTTGGTTGAAAGAAACATTGTAA
- a CDS encoding beta-ketoacyl-ACP synthase III encodes MNKITAAITAVGSYVPEYVLSNQVLETLVDTNDEWITTRTGIKERRLLKEEGQGTSYMAIKAAQNLLEKANLDPKEIDLVIMATATPDMPVASTGVYVATQIGATNAFAYDLQAACSSFLYGMSTASAYIASGKYKKVLLIGADKMSSIIDYTDRATCIIFGDGAGAVLFEPNTDGLGLQDELLRSDGIGREFLKIEAGGSILPPTEETVKNKQHFVFQDGKTVFKYAVSGMADVSEKIMERNNLSHDDVNWLVAHQANRRIIDATANRMGVDESKVLINIQKYGNTTSATLPLLLSDFENQLKKGDNIIFAAFGGGFTWGAIYLKWAYTK; translated from the coding sequence ATGAATAAAATAACAGCAGCAATTACGGCAGTAGGTTCTTATGTTCCCGAATATGTTCTGTCGAATCAAGTTTTGGAAACGTTAGTTGATACTAATGACGAATGGATTACTACTCGTACCGGAATTAAAGAAAGAAGATTGTTAAAAGAAGAAGGTCAAGGAACTTCTTATATGGCAATTAAAGCCGCTCAAAACTTATTAGAAAAAGCCAATTTAGATCCTAAAGAAATTGATTTAGTGATTATGGCAACAGCAACACCAGATATGCCTGTAGCTTCAACAGGAGTTTATGTTGCTACACAAATTGGTGCAACAAATGCATTTGCATACGATTTACAAGCTGCATGTTCAAGCTTTCTTTACGGAATGTCAACTGCTTCAGCTTACATTGCTTCAGGAAAATATAAAAAAGTTTTATTAATTGGAGCAGACAAAATGTCTTCAATTATAGATTATACAGATAGAGCCACTTGTATCATTTTTGGCGATGGTGCAGGGGCTGTTTTGTTTGAACCAAATACTGATGGATTAGGTCTTCAAGATGAATTACTTAGAAGTGATGGAATCGGAAGAGAATTTTTAAAAATCGAAGCAGGTGGTTCAATTTTGCCTCCAACAGAAGAAACAGTTAAAAATAAACAACATTTTGTTTTCCAAGACGGAAAAACGGTTTTCAAATACGCTGTTTCAGGAATGGCAGATGTAAGTGAGAAAATTATGGAACGTAATAATTTATCTCACGACGATGTTAATTGGTTAGTAGCACATCAAGCTAATCGAAGAATTATTGATGCAACTGCTAATAGAATGGGTGTAGACGAATCAAAAGTCTTAATAAACATTCAAAAATATGGTAATACCACTTCAGCTACCTTACCACTTTTGTTGTCTGATTTCGAAAATCAATTGAAAAAAGGAGATAATATTATCTTTGCAGCATTTGGAGGAGGATTCACTTGGGGTGCTATCTATTTAAAATGGGCTTATACTAAATAA
- the rpmF gene encoding 50S ribosomal protein L32 produces the protein MAHPKRRQSSTRRDKRRTHYKATVAQIATCPTTGEAHLYHRAYWHEGKMYYRGQVVIDKNEAVA, from the coding sequence ATGGCACATCCTAAGAGAAGACAGTCGTCTACAAGAAGAGATAAGAGAAGAACACATTACAAAGCGACAGTTGCTCAAATTGCAACATGTCCAACTACTGGTGAAGCACATTTATACCACAGAGCTTACTGGCATGAAGGTAAAATGTACTACAGAGGTCAAGTTGTAATTGATAAAAATGAAGCAGTAGCTTAA
- the accC gene encoding acetyl-CoA carboxylase biotin carboxylase subunit: protein MFKKILIANRGEIALRVIRTCREMGIKTVAVYSTADADSLHVKFADEAVCIGPPPSNLSYLKMSNIIAAAEITNADAIHPGYGFLSENAKFSKICQEHGIKFIGASPEMIEKMGDKATAKSTMLEAGVPCVPGSEGILEDFEQAKKVAKEIGYPVMMKATAGGGGKGMRAIWKEEELEKAWESARMEAAAAFGNDGMYMEKLIEEPRHIEIQVVGDSYGKACHLSERDCSVQRRHQKLTEETPSPFMTDELREKMGTAAVKAAEYIKYEGAGTVEFLVDKHRNFYFMEMNTRIQVEHPITEQVVDYDLIREQIMVAAGIPISGKNYYPQLHSIECRINAEDPYNDFRPSPGKITVLHAPGGHGVRLDTHVYAGYTIPPNYDSMIAKLITTAQTREEAINKMKRALDEFVIEGIKTTIPFHRQLMDEPDYVAGNYTTKFMESFVMNEPQE from the coding sequence ATGTTTAAAAAAATATTAATTGCCAATAGAGGAGAAATTGCACTTCGTGTAATTAGAACTTGTAGAGAAATGGGAATTAAAACTGTAGCAGTTTATTCTACAGCAGACGCAGATAGTTTGCATGTAAAATTTGCTGATGAAGCAGTTTGTATTGGGCCACCTCCAAGTAACTTATCTTACTTAAAAATGTCAAATATTATAGCTGCTGCAGAAATTACTAATGCAGATGCTATTCACCCAGGATACGGATTCTTATCTGAAAATGCTAAATTTTCTAAAATTTGTCAAGAACACGGGATCAAATTTATTGGAGCTTCTCCTGAAATGATTGAGAAAATGGGAGATAAGGCGACTGCAAAATCTACTATGTTAGAAGCAGGAGTTCCTTGTGTACCAGGTTCTGAAGGAATTTTAGAAGACTTTGAACAAGCTAAAAAAGTAGCTAAAGAAATTGGTTATCCAGTTATGATGAAAGCTACTGCTGGTGGTGGTGGAAAAGGAATGCGTGCAATTTGGAAAGAAGAAGAGCTTGAAAAAGCTTGGGAAAGTGCACGTATGGAAGCTGCTGCTGCTTTCGGTAACGATGGTATGTACATGGAAAAACTTATCGAAGAGCCTCGTCATATCGAGATTCAGGTTGTGGGAGATTCTTATGGAAAAGCATGTCACCTTTCTGAAAGAGATTGTTCGGTTCAACGTCGTCACCAAAAATTAACGGAAGAAACGCCATCTCCATTTATGACGGATGAATTACGTGAGAAAATGGGAACAGCGGCTGTTAAAGCAGCAGAATATATTAAATATGAAGGTGCTGGAACAGTAGAGTTTTTAGTTGACAAACACCGTAACTTCTACTTCATGGAAATGAATACTCGTATCCAAGTAGAACACCCAATTACCGAACAAGTTGTAGATTACGATTTAATTCGTGAGCAAATTATGGTAGCGGCTGGAATTCCAATTTCTGGTAAAAACTACTATCCACAATTACATTCAATTGAGTGTCGTATTAATGCTGAGGATCCTTATAACGATTTCCGCCCTTCGCCAGGTAAAATTACGGTTTTACATGCGCCAGGAGGACACGGAGTGCGTTTAGATACTCACGTTTACGCTGGATATACAATCCCGCCAAATTATGACTCTATGATTGCTAAGTTGATTACAACTGCTCAAACAAGAGAAGAGGCTATCAATAAAATGAAGCGTGCTTTAGATGAGTTCGTAATTGAAGGAATCAAAACCACAATCCCATTCCACAGACAATTAATGGATGAACCAGATTATGTGGCTGGAAATTATACTACAAAATTCATGGAATCATTTGTAATGAATGAGCCTCAAGAATAA
- the accB gene encoding acetyl-CoA carboxylase biotin carboxyl carrier protein, which translates to MDIREIQNLIKFVAKSGATEVKLEMDDFKITIKTTAEGTESTTTYVQQMPMAAAPQMAAPQVVAAPAIADAPAATPAADDNSKYITVKSPIIGTFYRKPAPDKPMFVEVGSTIGKGDVLCVIEAMKLFNEIESEVSGKIVKVLVDDSSPVEFDQPLFLVDPS; encoded by the coding sequence ATGGATATTAGAGAGATTCAAAACCTAATCAAATTTGTAGCAAAATCAGGTGCTACAGAAGTAAAATTAGAAATGGACGATTTTAAAATCACCATAAAAACAACTGCTGAAGGTACAGAAAGTACTACAACTTATGTTCAGCAAATGCCTATGGCAGCTGCACCACAAATGGCAGCTCCACAAGTAGTAGCGGCTCCTGCTATTGCAGATGCTCCTGCTGCAACTCCTGCTGCGGATGATAATTCTAAATATATCACTGTAAAATCTCCAATTATTGGAACTTTCTATAGAAAACCAGCTCCAGACAAACCTATGTTTGTTGAAGTAGGTTCAACTATTGGAAAAGGAGATGTTCTTTGTGTGATTGAAGCAATGAAATTATTCAACGAAATCGAATCTGAAGTTTCTGGTAAAATTGTAAAAGTTTTAGTAGATGATTCATCTCCAGTTGAATTCGATCAACCATTATTCTTAGTTGATCCGTCATAA
- the mce gene encoding methylmalonyl-CoA epimerase, which yields MRKIEHIGIAVKSLEESNLLFAKLFGQPAYKEEEVLSEGVKTSFFMNGPNKIELLEATNPESPIAKFIEKKGEGIHHIAFDVEDILAEIERLKNEGFVVLNEIPKKGADNKLVAFLHPKGTNGVLVELCQEIK from the coding sequence ATGAGAAAAATAGAGCATATTGGTATTGCCGTTAAAAGTTTAGAAGAATCAAACTTGTTGTTTGCAAAATTATTCGGTCAACCAGCTTATAAAGAGGAAGAAGTGTTAAGCGAAGGTGTTAAAACTTCTTTTTTTATGAATGGTCCAAATAAGATAGAATTATTAGAAGCAACAAATCCTGAAAGTCCAATTGCAAAATTTATCGAGAAAAAAGGTGAAGGAATTCATCACATTGCATTTGATGTTGAAGATATTTTGGCGGAAATTGAGCGTTTAAAAAATGAAGGATTTGTAGTTTTGAATGAAATTCCTAAAAAAGGAGCTGATAATAAATTAGTTGCATTCCTTCATCCTAAAGGGACTAACGGGGTTCTTGTAGAGCTTTGTCAAGAAATAAAATAA
- the pdxA gene encoding 4-hydroxythreonine-4-phosphate dehydrogenase PdxA has translation MVKKAENIIVGISIGDLNGIGSEVILKTFEDTRMLELCTPVIFANAKIVSFLRKELNIDIAIHGIDKIEQLVVGKINVLNVWREGVNLELGKNDDVVGSYAIKSFVAATKALKEGLVDVLVTAPINKYNIQSEEFKFPGHTDYLDKELEGDALMLMVHDDLRVGLLTDHVPVNEVAKHLNEKLITSKIKTIIQTLIQDFEIEKPKVAVLGLNPHSGDNGVIGQEEEKIIKPALKKLFEAGNMVFGPFPADGFFGSAQYEKYDAVIATYHDQGLIPFKTLSFGNGVNYTAGLNKIRTSPDHGTAYEIAGKKVANHESFKEAVYLAIDIFKKRNDYQELVKNPLKTKEKQL, from the coding sequence ATGGTTAAAAAAGCAGAAAATATAATTGTTGGAATTTCGATTGGAGATTTAAATGGTATTGGAAGCGAAGTAATTTTAAAAACATTTGAAGATACTCGAATGTTAGAATTGTGTACGCCAGTAATTTTTGCAAATGCTAAGATTGTTTCTTTTTTGAGAAAAGAATTAAATATTGATATTGCCATTCACGGAATTGATAAAATAGAGCAATTGGTTGTTGGAAAAATCAACGTACTAAATGTTTGGCGTGAAGGAGTAAATCTTGAATTAGGTAAAAATGATGATGTAGTAGGAAGTTATGCAATTAAATCTTTCGTTGCTGCAACAAAAGCTTTAAAAGAAGGTTTGGTTGATGTTTTAGTAACAGCACCTATTAATAAGTATAATATTCAATCAGAAGAATTCAAATTTCCAGGTCATACCGATTATTTGGATAAAGAATTAGAAGGCGATGCTTTAATGCTAATGGTTCATGATGATTTACGTGTGGGATTATTAACTGATCATGTTCCTGTAAACGAAGTTGCAAAACATTTAAATGAAAAATTAATTACAAGTAAAATAAAAACCATAATCCAAACTTTAATTCAGGATTTTGAAATTGAGAAACCTAAAGTTGCTGTTTTGGGTTTAAATCCACATTCTGGAGATAATGGAGTTATAGGACAAGAAGAAGAAAAGATTATTAAGCCTGCATTGAAAAAATTATTTGAAGCCGGGAATATGGTTTTTGGACCATTTCCTGCAGATGGTTTTTTTGGTTCGGCGCAATATGAAAAATACGATGCGGTTATTGCAACTTACCACGACCAAGGATTAATTCCGTTTAAAACGTTATCTTTTGGTAATGGAGTAAATTATACTGCTGGGTTAAATAAAATTAGAACTTCGCCTGATCATGGAACGGCTTACGAAATTGCAGGTAAGAAAGTTGCTAATCACGAGTCATTTAAAGAGGCAGTTTATTTAGCAATTGATATTTTTAAGAAAAGAAATGATTATCAAGAGCTTGTGAAAAACCCTTTAAAAACAAAAGAAAAGCAGTTATAA
- a CDS encoding riboflavin synthase: MFTGIIETLGIIKEIEKDQENLHVTVESDITHELKIDQSVAHNGICLTVVKIENKNYTVTAIKETIDKTSIETWKVGDIVNLERAMKLGDRLDGHIVQGHVDQTGVCTNIKEANGSWVFTFKYDTSLNNITIEKGSITVNGTSLTVVNSELDSFSVAIIPYTFEHTNFNTFKIGTEVNLEFDVIGKYVSRLNELRK; the protein is encoded by the coding sequence ATGTTTACCGGAATCATAGAAACCCTTGGAATTATAAAAGAAATTGAAAAAGATCAGGAAAACCTGCATGTTACGGTAGAATCTGACATTACACATGAATTAAAAATTGACCAAAGCGTAGCCCACAATGGAATTTGTTTAACAGTGGTAAAAATTGAAAATAAGAATTACACTGTAACTGCAATTAAAGAAACTATCGACAAAACTTCGATTGAAACTTGGAAAGTAGGTGATATTGTAAACTTAGAACGCGCTATGAAATTAGGAGATCGTTTAGACGGTCACATTGTTCAAGGCCATGTTGATCAAACTGGAGTTTGTACCAATATAAAAGAAGCAAACGGAAGTTGGGTTTTTACCTTTAAATATGATACTTCTCTAAATAATATAACAATCGAAAAAGGATCAATAACAGTTAACGGAACAAGTTTAACAGTTGTTAATTCTGAATTAGACTCTTTTAGTGTTGCTATAATTCCTTACACATTTGAACACACAAATTTCAATACTTTCAAAATTGGAACAGAAGTAAATTTAGAATTTGATGTAATTGGAAAATACGTTAGCAGACTTAACGAATTAAGAAAATAA